A genomic window from Camelina sativa cultivar DH55 chromosome 2, Cs, whole genome shotgun sequence includes:
- the LOC104753860 gene encoding heat stress transcription factor A-9-like, translating into METVTVKGGEIGSGGGSSDDDVVSPTKEEADAVNLTDSSSSVSFSKLHEIGVITPFLRKTFEIVDDKVTDPVVSWNPTRKSFIIWDSYEFSENLLPKYFKHKNFSSFVRQLNTYGFKKVDSDRWEFANEGFQGGKKHLLKNIKRRRSKSNCNKEASTTGLKKTETEAELLKEDQNCPIRLEVLKLKQQQEESQDQMVTVQEKIHGVETEQRHMLSFFAKLAKDQRFVERLVRKRKMKQQRELEATEFVKKLKLLHDQETQKNLVDVESQLIIREFMAMAATTQPDHESDISMNNNQSGSTRCQLNTEDILVDVGSMGEKKIDVDVNWRIE; encoded by the exons ATGGAGACTGTCACCGTTAAAGGTGGCGAGATCGGAAGCGGAGGAGGCTCGTCTGACGACGACGTCGTTTCACCAACCAAAGAAGAGGCTGATGCCGTTAACTTAACCGACTCCTCGTCGTCAGTTAGTTTTTCAAAATTGCACGAGATAGGTGTAATAACGCCGTTTCTGAGAAAGACGTTTGAGATCGTCGATGACAAAGTAACAGACCCGGTTGTATCATGGAACCCGACCCGTAAAAGCTTCATCATCTGGGATTCTTACGAGTTCTCTGAGAATCTCCTTCCCAAATACTTCAAACACAAGAACTTCTCAAGTTTCGTCCGTCAGCTCAACACCTAC GGGTTTAAGAAGGTAGATTCAGATAGGTGGGAGTTTGCTAACGAAGGTTTTCAAGGAGGTAAGAAACATTTGCTGAAGAACAtcaagaggaggagaagcaaaAGTAATTGTAACAAGGAAGCGAGCACCACGGGGTTGAAGaagacagagacagaggctgAGTTACTGAAGGAGGATCAGAACTGTCCAATAAGATTGGAGGTGTTGAAGTTGAAACAACAACAGGAAGAGTCTCAAGATCAAATGGTCACTGTGCAAGAGAAGATACACGGAGTCGAAACAGAACAAAGACATATGCTAAGCTTCTTTGCAAAGTTGGCCAAAGATCAAAGATTTGTTGAAAGGCTGgtgaggaagaggaaaatgaaacAACAGAGAGAGCTCGAAGCAACTGAATTCgtgaagaagttgaagttgCTTCACGATcaagaaactcaaaaaaactTGGTGGATGTGGAAAGTCAGCTGATAATTAGAGAATTTATGGCCATGGCTGCAACAACACAACCAGATCATGAGTCTGACATTTCCATGAACAATAATCAAAGTGGGAGTACGAGATGCCAGCTTAATACAGAGGACATACTTGTTGACGTTGGTTCAATGGGTGAAAAGAAGATTGATGTAGATGTAAATTGGAGAAtcgagtaa